A genomic stretch from Limnobacter thiooxidans includes:
- the msrB gene encoding peptide-methionine (R)-S-oxide reductase MsrB, which translates to MQRRTVLASLAALGAGLMIAKPMSSIAGMNKLNKSEAEWLKIINKDQFNVLFKEATERPFSSPLNDEKRKGTYVCAACNQPLFPAQYKYDSGTGWPSFFDANKGALNTKTDYKLILPRTEYHCSNCGGHQGHVFDDGPAPTGKRYCNNGLALNFVPEGKALPTLRKA; encoded by the coding sequence ATGCAACGTCGTACAGTACTAGCCAGTCTTGCTGCCTTGGGCGCAGGTCTGATGATCGCAAAACCCATGAGCTCAATTGCCGGAATGAACAAACTGAACAAATCTGAAGCGGAATGGCTGAAGATCATCAACAAGGATCAATTCAACGTCCTGTTCAAGGAAGCCACTGAACGCCCCTTCTCAAGCCCGCTGAACGACGAGAAACGCAAGGGCACCTACGTGTGCGCGGCCTGCAACCAGCCACTTTTTCCGGCTCAGTACAAGTACGACAGCGGCACTGGCTGGCCCAGCTTCTTTGATGCCAACAAAGGCGCATTGAATACAAAAACCGATTACAAACTGATATTACCTCGCACGGAATACCATTGCAGCAACTGCGGTGGACACCAGGGTCACGTGTTTGATGATGGCCCTGCTCCCACTGGCAAACGGTATTGCAACAACGGATTGGCGTTGAATTTTGTACCCGAAGGCAAGGCCCTTCCGACTTTGCGCAAGGCATGA